ACAATGGTGACGTTGGCGCCCATGCCTACGGCAATCTTTGCCGCGTTGGTGCCCACAATGCCGCCGCCGATGATGGTGACGTTGCCCGGAGGCACGCCCGGCACACCGCCCAGCAGCAGGCCGCGTCCGCCATGCGCCTTGGTCAGGTACTCGGCGCCTACCTGTACGGAGAGACGTCCTGCAACCTCGGACATCGGTGTCAAAAGCGGCAGGGTATTGAAGCGGTCGCGCACGGTCTCATAGGCAATGCCCGTAACCTGCTTGTCCAGTAGCTTCTGGGTCAGGTCTTTCAGCGGAGCCAGGTGCAGGTAAGTGAACAGGGTCAGACCTTCGCGGAAGTGACCGTATTCTTTCTCGACCGGCTCCTTCACCTTGACCACCATGTCAGCCAGCCGCCAGGTGTCATAGGCAGAGCCGACAATCTCCGCGCCGGCGTTCTGGTAGTCGTCATCGGGGAAGGCGGAGAGCTCGCCGGCGTTGTGTTCCACAAGCACCTTGTGTCCAGCTTCCGTAAGAGCACGCACGCCGGCAGGGGTAATACCGACGCGCGTTTCGTGGTCCTTAACTTCTTTAGGAACACCAATGATCATTGCAGCGTAAACCTCACTTTTCAGAGTGTATTCCTCTCAACCGGCTCCGGCATCCCCCGCCGGGCCGGTCAGTGAGCGCTGGTCTCCAGCTTCCATACGGCAACGTCGTTCGGAATGTTCGTGACCATGTTCTCCGGCTTCAATTCCAGGGTGCCTGCAGGAACAATGCCGAGGCGTGCGTATACCGTCACGGAGGTGATCTGCCAGGCCTCCGGCCCGGTCTGGACGCAGTGGAACATCAAGGACGTGAGATAAAGTTTGTCGCAGAAGGCATCCGCGTGCAGCCGGTCCAGCGGTTGCGGCGGCCCCATAAAGCTGTCCACCTTGTTCTCGCGGTCAAAGGCGGCAATGCCGCGGCTGGCCAGGTCATGCTGGAACTTCAGGTCGCCCATCAGGCCATCCAGTGCGATGATCTGCGCCGTGGTGTAGTAGGCAGCGCGCCCAGGTTTGTCGAAAGCCAGAACCACCTGCATCCCCTTGCCGGGGATATTGGCCTGGTATTCCGCCCCGCGCTGCTCCGGCTTGTAGTGGCCGAAGCGGCGGTAGCTGGCCATATACCAGGAAGCAAGCAGGGCCAGCACCGTAACGGCCGAGAGTGCCGGAGCAAATCGTGCCAGCGATGTGGTCCTCAGCAGGCGGGCAACGCACCGGGCCAGCAGTACCGAAGCCAGCAGGCTCCAACTGGTGTAGTACCAGGTCCAGCGGGTCTCGGCCGACATTACCAGGGAGATATAGATTGCATGCGTCAAAACTCCGGCAGTGAAGGGAACCTCAATGCAGCGGAAGAAGTTGTCCCGCTGCCCCAGCGCTTCCAGCACGATGCAGGGAAGGATGATGAGCATCGCCAGCTGACCGACATGCGGAATATTCGTAAACAGGGCATGGTGCTCGGAGTGAGCCTTCAGCATGCCGCTGATCGGCTGGATGGTCCCAAACCAGACCACGTTGCTGGTGACATAGCCGCCCCACAGCACAATGCAGATAGGCAGCAGAAGGATCTGCAGCCGGCGTACGGCGGAGCGAGTCTCCGTGGGAGCCAGGAAGAAGACGGCCAGATAGACAAACGTGACAATGAAGATGTTGTCCAGCCGGCTCAGTACGGCCAGCGCTGCGCTCAGGGTGAACAGGATGCCCGATGTCCAATCCGGCAGGCTCGTCAGCCTGTAACCCGTCAGCATCAGGCACACCAGGCAAAGTCCGCTCAAGGCTCCTTCGGTGCCAAGCTGGGTGGTGAAGCAGAACGGCATGTAGAGCAGGAAGGCAGCCCACCACGCTTCCGGAGCAACCTTGCGAAGCAGCCTTGCCAGCACAAACAGGGCGCCTGCATTGACCACGGCGATCGCGAGCCCGATGCCATGAATGGCGCTGTCTTTCGTGGGAAACAGCTTGAAGACCAGCGTGCAGACCAGCATCCACAGCGGATGGTAGCCATTGGTCGGCATCACGTTATTGAAGGTGCTTCCCATTCCACGGGCAATGTTCCATGCCACCTGGAAGTAGAAGTAGCTGTCGTCTGCGAAGAAATTATCCGGCCAGCGGATGAGCACGTAGGCAAATAAAGCAAAAGTCAGGAAAAAGCCCGCGATCAGCCATGGGGAAACAGAAGAGCGAGGCTGAACCTGGTGCGTGGATTCGTGCTGCATGATCGTCATCCCTCATTTAGGCTTTACGCGGAGTCCCGGCGCATTGCTGTCGCGCACCGGAAATCATGGCTTCGCTTCTCAAGAATCAAGCTGCCTGCACAATTGAGAAGGGGCGTCCCGCGAAGGGTTGCTGTAGTCTCCTGGAAAAATGCAAATTCTTCAGAATGTTACAAAGGGCAAAGCAACTGCTACAGGAACTCAGTCTACGGTAGTCCCTGGGCCTGTCAGAAGGATGAAGGCTTTGACTTCATCCCAGCTCGTTGTGATGATGGCGTAAGGTAACACGGCTTCCACGAGGAGACAAGGCAACACATGGCCCAGGCAAGACAGAGTACGGTCACGCGAAATTTACTGATTGTCTACTGCCTCTCCACGGTATTGATCTCCCTGGCGGCCTGCTACGCCTTCCTCAGCCAGCACCGGGCATCGGTATACCTGTTGCCCAACCTTGTCGGCCCCACCGCGCAGTCGTTGACTGAGCGGCATAGCTTCACCGTCTGTCCTACGGACCCCGCCATCGATCCATACCTCTGCCTGTATGACGGACGTATGCCCGCCGCCAGTGTTTTCATCGCCGTGTTGCGTGGCATCGTCGGAGATGATTCGCTGCGGGTCGGCCTGGTTAAGACCGTCCTGATGCTTACACTGGTCTGGCTGGCCGGATGGACCGTGTTCTCCTCCGTCAGCCCTCGCAAGGCAGCACTGGTGCTGGCGCTGCTGCTTGTGCCCTTCTTTGCAACGCCGCTTCTGGCGGACGTCGTGAACCTCCAGGTGGAGGAAGGCTATACCTACAGCGCCCTCATGCTTTGTGTGGCCCTGCTGCTGTTTCCAGCCTTCTGGATCAGCGAGAGCGGCCGCGCCAGGTGGCCGTGGCTCATCACCCTGGCGCTCTCGGTCGACCTGTTGTACCTGGCCAAAAGCTCGATGATTGCTGTAGTGGCGGTGCTCGTGTTCTGGGGACTGCTGCAGGTTAAGCCGGGCGCACAGCGGCTGGCTCTCTGCCTGCTGGTGCTGGCTGCTCCGGTTGGCTGGATGGTCCACGCGCACACAGTCAGCGGGCGCTACGCCATCGGTACCAGCCTGGACGGCATCAACTTCCACAAGGGGAACAATGCGAAGTTCCTGGAGCGGTTCCCTCCTCAGCCCGGAAGGAATCTCGATGAATTCGACCATGAACTGAACGTCGGTCACGTCTTTCACAACGAATGGGAGTACAGCGACTACCACCTGCAGGCCGGCAAGCAGTACATGCGCAAGCATCCATCCGAGACGGTGACAGGCTGGTGGCGCAAATTTTACGTCCTGTTCTTCAGCATGAAGAAGATCGGCTCGACTGAGAGCCAGGGAGCCATGAGGCTGGCTGAGACCCTGGGCCTGGTGATCCTGCGGGTGTTCCTCTGGGTTTCCTTCCTGCTCTGTTGCCTGTGGATCGTCCGCCCGGCTCTGCCCGGTGACCGGCTTTCGGGGCTGCTGATGCTGGCGTTGTTCGGCGCGGCTGCGGCACCTTACCTTGCCGGTTTTGGTTACACCCGGCACATCAGCGTGCTTCTTCTGCCCGCCGCGCTGGTACTGTGCAGGTACGCCGCGCCCAAAGCCCGGTTTTTCTAGTGTTCCTCAGGCCCAAAGCAGATTTTGTGGTCTTACAATGGAAATAACCTACGGATCAGGATCCCAGCTTCAAAATGTCGTCAAACGGTTTCCAGCAGCGCACATCGCGGGGGCGTAGCCTACGCTCTCTGTTCAGCCTTTTCTCCAGCGATCTTGCCATCGATCTCGGCACTGCGAACACCCTGGTCTATGCCCATGGGAAGGGAATTGTCGTCAACGAGCCGTCGATCGTGGCCATCAACAAGTCGACCGGCGAGGTTGAGGCCGTCGGGAAAGAGGCCAAGGAGATGCTTGGCCGTACTCCGGGCAACATTGTTGCCATCAAGCCGATGAAGGACGGCGTCATCGCCGACTTCAAGGTCACGGAGAAGATGCTCAACTACTTCATTCAAAAGGCGCATAACCGCAAGCGCATGGTGCATCCGCGCATCATCATCGGTGTGCCGTCTGAGATTACACAGGTGGAAAAGCGCGCCGTTGAGGACTCCGCCTACCGCGCAAAGGCCTCCGAGGTGTACCTCGTTGAGCAGGCCATGGTGGCCGCCATCGGCGCAGGGCTGCCCATTACCGAGCCCGGCGGCAACATGGTTGTCGACATCGGCGGCGGCACTACGGACATCGCCGTCATCTCCCTGGCCGGCATTGTGTATTCGCGCTCCGTCCGCATGGCTGGTAACCAGATGGACGAGGCAGTGATGAACTACCTCAAGCGCAAGTACAACCTCCTGATCGGCGAGCGTACCGCGGAGCAGATCAAGATGGAAGTCGGTTCCGCCTATCCTCTGGACAAGCCGCTGACGATGGAAATCAAGGGCCGCAACCTGATTGAAGGCGTGCCGAAGACCATCACCATCGACGATTCGGAGATCCGCGAGGCTCTGGGCGAGTGCATTGCCACCATCATGAATGCCATCCGCGTCGCTCTCGAACGCACTCCGCCGGAGCTCTCGGCCGACATCAGCGACCGTGGCATTGTGCTCACCGGCGGCGGAGCCCTGATCAAGAACCTGGACAAGCGCATCCGGGAGGAAACGGGGCTGCCCGTCTCCATCGCCGACGATCCGCTCGCTTCCGTGGTTCTGGGCACCGGCAAAATGCTCTCGGACTTCAAGCTGCTGCGTAAGATTTCGATCGACTAACCACGGTCCATGGGGCGGCCCTGAAGGGGCCGCGCTCTTTCGCCTTAGGCTCTCAAGATCATGGAAGGGTTTTTCGCCAGGTACAAGAACGCGCTCGTACTGATTGCGGTGCTGGTGGCCTTCACCATTGGCCTGGCCGTGCAGGTGCGGAGGCCCGACTATGGCTCGCGCGAGGACGGCAGGAACGTCCGTGTCTTCCGCTACTGGGCCGTGGCGCTGGTTTCGCCGTTCGAACGCCTGTTCCGCGGAACCGGGCAGGGCATCCGTGGCATCTGGCATAACTACATTGACCTTCGCGGCATCCGCAGGCAGAACGAGCAGTTGAAGCAGGACCTGGACCGCATGCGTCTCTACCAGGCCGCGCTGGCGGAAGACGCTCGCCAGGGCCAGCGTCTACAGACCCTGCTCGATTTCAAGCAGAAGTACATTGCGAAGACAGTCGCCGCGCAGGTCATCGGCACCAGCGGAAGCGAGCAATCCCGCGTGATCTATATCGACAAGGGCGTGGCCGACGGCTTGAAGCCGGACATGGCGGTCATTACGCCGGACGGCATCGTGGGCAAGCTGCGCGACGTATTTCAGCACTCGGCTCAGGTGCTGGTTATCAATGACACCACCTCCGGCGCGGGTGTCGTGCTGGAGACGACGCGTATCCGCGGCGTCCTGCGCGGCACCGGCGACGGCCGCCTGCGCATCCTTGACGTTCTGCCCGACAGCCGCATCAAGCCCGGTGAAAAGGTGCTGACCAGCGGAGGAGACCAGGTCTTTCCGCGCGGCCTGAACGCCGGTGTGGTGGAGAGCATCGGTCAGGACCGCAACTATGCCCGGGTGATCGTCAAGCCGACCGCGAATCTGGCCCGTCTGGAAGAGGTGCTGGTGGTCGTCGAGAAGGGAGCAGCCGCCTCCGACCAGGTGGCCTCTGCCGAAGGAGAGCCGGAGACCGGCGCACGCGGCGAACATCTGCCGCAGCTCAGGCAGGACTCCCCGGATGAGGAAGCGAAGGAGGCCAAAGAGGCCCCGCTGCCGCGTCCGACCCCTGTCACCCGCCCGGACAAGTACAGCCCCGGCACAACGCCTTCGGCAGCCTCTCTGACCCCAGGTGCACGGCAGGGAGAGGCCGATACGGCTCCTCAATCCAACCAGGGAGGGAACGACCGCTAATGGCAGGCCTTGGACGCATGTACAGTTCCCGCCGGGAGATGGATGAGCACGTCTTTCATCCGGCAATCAGTCTTATCGTGCCGCTGGTGGCCATCTTCGCCGGTGCCTACCTGCCGCGGCTGGCTCCGTGGCTCATCATTCTTGACTTGCCACTGATCGTCGTCATTTTCTTCGCGGTGGCGCGGCGCAGCCCCATCTCCGGCGTTCTGACCGGCGGTGTCATCGGCATGCTGCAGGACCTCCTGCTGAACCAGCCCATCGGCATCAACGGCATGGTGAAAGCTATCGTTGGCTACATTGCAGCGTCCATCAGCCTGCGGGTTGATGTGGATGCGCTGGCCACGCGGGTCGTCATGAATTTCGGCTTCTGCCTGCTGCAGAGCGTGCTGATGCTGGGCATCTATCACTGGCTGCTGCAGGATGTGAATGTGCAGGTGCGCTGGCTGCATGAGCTGCTGCGCGCGGGTGTGAATACGGTCATCGCCATTCCTCTGTTTTTCCTGCTGGATTCCACCAAGCAGCAGGCCTGAAGAGAGCCGTTGCACAGCGCGCCAGGGCAGGCGCAAGGTTATAGGCGTAGGTCGGAGCGGAACCAATGCTGGACGAAAACTCGGTCATATCCAAAGAGGAGAAGGTCTCTCCGCTGAAGCTGAACATGGTTCAGTATGTTGTGGCGCTGATGCTCGTGGTGCTTCTCGCCGGGCTTTGGCGTCTGCAGGTGGTCAGCGCCGACAACTACCGCGTTCTGGCCGAGCAGAACCGCATCCGCAAGGTGCCCATTATGGCGCCGCGCGGCAAGATCTTCGACCGCGAAGGCCGTCTCCTGGTCGACAACTACGCCTCCATCTCCTGCTACCTTCTGCGCGAGCCCTCGCACGACCTGACCGCTGACCTGCCCCGCATCGCAGAGGGGCTGCATATGACGGTCGACCAGATCCAGTACGTTCTGCGCAAATACCAGTACGCTCCCAAATACCAGCCCATCCCGCTGAAGCAGGACCTCTCGCCCGACGAGGTGGCCTTCATCGAGGCGCACCGCAATGAGCTGCCCGAGCTGGAAACACTGGACGAGCAGCGCCGTCTGTATCCCAACGGAGGCTTCGCGGCCCACCTGATCGGCTACGTTGGAGAAATCAGCGAAAACGACCTGAACAAGGAGAAATACGCCTTCTACCAGGCCGGCGATGTTGTCGGAAAGTCCGGCGTGGAGGCTACCTACGACGCCGTCCTGCGCGGTACGGACGGCTCCCGCGATGTGGTCGTCGACAGCCGTGGCCGCGAGGTCGGCCAGCTTGGCCAGCAGGACCCCGTCCCCGGCAAGGACCTTCGCCTCAGCATCGATCTTGACCTGCAGATGGCTGCCGAGAAAGCCATGGAAGGCAAGACCGGCGCCATGGTCGCCATGGACCCGCACACCGGCCAGATTCTCGCCATGGTTTCGCGGCCTACGTATGACCCCAACCAGTTCGCCGTCCGCCTGACCCGCGACTACTGGAACAAGATCCTCAACGACCAGGACCACCCCATGATGAACAAGGCCATCCAGGCGCAGCTCGCACCGGGGTCCACCTTCAAGATCATCATGTCCTACGCTGGCCTGGAAGAAGGCCTGGCGCAGGATCTGCACGTAAACTGCGCGGGCGGCGGCACCTTCTTCGGCCACTTCTTTGCCTGCGACAAGCACCACGGAGGCGTCGACATCTATCACGCCATTCCGTGGAGCTGTGACACTTTTTACTACACGCTGGCCGAGCGCCTGCAGATCGATACCATCGCGAAATACGCCACCTCGGTCGGCATCGGCCAGAAAACCGGCATCGACCTGCCGGACGAGGCAACCGGCACGATGCCCTCTACCGCCTGGAAGCTGAAGAACTTCCACGACAAGTGGTACGCGGGTGAGGTCATCTCGGTCGGCATCGGGCAGGGAGCTGTGCAGGCTTCTCCCATTCAGCTGGCCCGCGCGCTCAGCGGCATTGCCTCCGGCGGAGCCCTGAAGCGTCCACACGTCATCCTCGACGGTCAGCTCCCGGAGCAGTATGTCCAGGCCGTACGCGATACCTATCCCGGTAGCGGGGAAAAACAGGTGCCCCTCAAGACGGAGAACTGGCAGATCATCACTGATGCCATGGCGGAGACCCTGAACACCGGCACCGCCGCCGCCTCTCACTTGGAAGGCATCGACTTTGCCGGAAAGACCGGCACCGCGCAGGTGATGAGCCACGCGGCCCTGGCGCGTTCCGGCGGCGGCAAAAAGACCGTGCCCAACGCATGGTTTGTCGGCATGGCTCCGCGCCGCAATCCGGATATCGTCGTTGCCGTGTTGTGGGAGAACGGCGACTGGGGATCGAACTCCGCCAAGCTGGGCGCGCAGGTGGTCAACACCTTTGTGGAAAAGCAGAGGAAAAAGGCCGGCAACCTGATCAAGGTCGCTGAAGCTCCCAAACCCGCGCCGTCTTCTGGCAGTGCGGCTAAAAAAGAAGAGCCGGTCACCAACTAGTCAATTCGCTGCCCGGGAGACGAGCCGTATTGCTCTCCACGCAGCCGTTACACTGAAGCTGTCCTATCTCCATGCGCCGTTTTTCAACCTTCCGCGATTTCGATTGGGTCCTGCTGGGCTTTGTGCTGCTGCTGAGCGTGATCTCCGTGCTGGAGATTTACTCGGCGACGATGCACACCAAGTTCCATGGTTTTGAGAAGAAGCAGATGGAGTTCCTGATCATCGGCCTGGTGCTGATGTTCCTTGTCTCGCTGATCGACTATCACATGCTGCTGGAGATCGTTCCCTGGGCCTATGGGGTCAGTATCGTTTCCCTGATTGCGGTGGCCCTTGTGGGAACAAGGGTGCTCGGCGCAAAGCGGTGGATCAAGTTTCCCGGGGGCATTCACTTCCAGCCAAGCGAGTGGATCAAACTCGTGCTGGTGATCGCCGTCGCCCGGTATTTCTGGAGCCTGGGCGGGCGAGACCTTACCTGGAAGGACATCGCCAAGGCCTTCGCACTGGTGTGCATTCCCATGCTGATGGTGCTCAAGCAGCCGGACCTCGGCACCGCGCTGACCTATTCACCCATCCTGATCTGCGGCCTCTTCCTGGGCGGCATCCGCTTCAAGCAGGCGGCCATCCTTGTCATCAGCTTCCTTCTGCTGGTAGGCGGGGTGTGGAAGACGGGTAAGTTGCTGAAGCCTT
Above is a genomic segment from Terriglobus tenax containing:
- the ald gene encoding alanine dehydrogenase — protein: MIIGVPKEVKDHETRVGITPAGVRALTEAGHKVLVEHNAGELSAFPDDDYQNAGAEIVGSAYDTWRLADMVVKVKEPVEKEYGHFREGLTLFTYLHLAPLKDLTQKLLDKQVTGIAYETVRDRFNTLPLLTPMSEVAGRLSVQVGAEYLTKAHGGRGLLLGGVPGVPPGNVTIIGGGIVGTNAAKIAVGMGANVTIVDLSLQRLRELDDIFGGRVATVASNSYNIARAAAEADLLIGGVLIPGAAAPKLVTKAMVANMKKGAVIVDVAIDQGGCIETAHPTTHSDPSYEVNGVVHYCVTNMPAAVPNTSTLALTNATFPYVMKLALHGAEAAIRQDKGIAEGVNTYKGHCTYEAVARDQDRVYTPVSRLIQ
- a CDS encoding rod shape-determining protein, with product MSSNGFQQRTSRGRSLRSLFSLFSSDLAIDLGTANTLVYAHGKGIVVNEPSIVAINKSTGEVEAVGKEAKEMLGRTPGNIVAIKPMKDGVIADFKVTEKMLNYFIQKAHNRKRMVHPRIIIGVPSEITQVEKRAVEDSAYRAKASEVYLVEQAMVAAIGAGLPITEPGGNMVVDIGGGTTDIAVISLAGIVYSRSVRMAGNQMDEAVMNYLKRKYNLLIGERTAEQIKMEVGSAYPLDKPLTMEIKGRNLIEGVPKTITIDDSEIREALGECIATIMNAIRVALERTPPELSADISDRGIVLTGGGALIKNLDKRIREETGLPVSIADDPLASVVLGTGKMLSDFKLLRKISID
- the mreC gene encoding rod shape-determining protein MreC, which translates into the protein MEGFFARYKNALVLIAVLVAFTIGLAVQVRRPDYGSREDGRNVRVFRYWAVALVSPFERLFRGTGQGIRGIWHNYIDLRGIRRQNEQLKQDLDRMRLYQAALAEDARQGQRLQTLLDFKQKYIAKTVAAQVIGTSGSEQSRVIYIDKGVADGLKPDMAVITPDGIVGKLRDVFQHSAQVLVINDTTSGAGVVLETTRIRGVLRGTGDGRLRILDVLPDSRIKPGEKVLTSGGDQVFPRGLNAGVVESIGQDRNYARVIVKPTANLARLEEVLVVVEKGAAASDQVASAEGEPETGARGEHLPQLRQDSPDEEAKEAKEAPLPRPTPVTRPDKYSPGTTPSAASLTPGARQGEADTAPQSNQGGNDR
- the mreD gene encoding rod shape-determining protein MreD, whose protein sequence is MAGLGRMYSSRREMDEHVFHPAISLIVPLVAIFAGAYLPRLAPWLIILDLPLIVVIFFAVARRSPISGVLTGGVIGMLQDLLLNQPIGINGMVKAIVGYIAASISLRVDVDALATRVVMNFGFCLLQSVLMLGIYHWLLQDVNVQVRWLHELLRAGVNTVIAIPLFFLLDSTKQQA
- the mrdA gene encoding penicillin-binding protein 2, whose protein sequence is MLDENSVISKEEKVSPLKLNMVQYVVALMLVVLLAGLWRLQVVSADNYRVLAEQNRIRKVPIMAPRGKIFDREGRLLVDNYASISCYLLREPSHDLTADLPRIAEGLHMTVDQIQYVLRKYQYAPKYQPIPLKQDLSPDEVAFIEAHRNELPELETLDEQRRLYPNGGFAAHLIGYVGEISENDLNKEKYAFYQAGDVVGKSGVEATYDAVLRGTDGSRDVVVDSRGREVGQLGQQDPVPGKDLRLSIDLDLQMAAEKAMEGKTGAMVAMDPHTGQILAMVSRPTYDPNQFAVRLTRDYWNKILNDQDHPMMNKAIQAQLAPGSTFKIIMSYAGLEEGLAQDLHVNCAGGGTFFGHFFACDKHHGGVDIYHAIPWSCDTFYYTLAERLQIDTIAKYATSVGIGQKTGIDLPDEATGTMPSTAWKLKNFHDKWYAGEVISVGIGQGAVQASPIQLARALSGIASGGALKRPHVILDGQLPEQYVQAVRDTYPGSGEKQVPLKTENWQIITDAMAETLNTGTAAASHLEGIDFAGKTGTAQVMSHAALARSGGGKKTVPNAWFVGMAPRRNPDIVVAVLWENGDWGSNSAKLGAQVVNTFVEKQRKKAGNLIKVAEAPKPAPSSGSAAKKEEPVTN
- the rodA gene encoding rod shape-determining protein RodA: MRRFSTFRDFDWVLLGFVLLLSVISVLEIYSATMHTKFHGFEKKQMEFLIIGLVLMFLVSLIDYHMLLEIVPWAYGVSIVSLIAVALVGTRVLGAKRWIKFPGGIHFQPSEWIKLVLVIAVARYFWSLGGRDLTWKDIAKAFALVCIPMLMVLKQPDLGTALTYSPILICGLFLGGIRFKQAAILVISFLLLVGGVWKTGKLLKPYQKARLTNFIDPDNDPQGSGYQIRQSLIAVGSGGIWGKGTTKGTQTQGDFLPIPYTDFIFAAFCEEHGFVGALGVLLIYFLILMRLIQNAQTAPDPPGAFIIMGIVAIIIFQMAVNIGMVIGFMPVTGIPLPLMSYGGSSVLFTFMALGIVMNVRMRRFVN